The genomic interval TTGATAGATAAGGTAAACAAAAACCGCAAATAATTCCACTAAATTTATTGTGTTGAGATTCATATTTTCTAATATCTCCTACTGAAAAAGTACAGGAAGGATTATTTTTCTTCGCCAAATTGATCATATTATAGGCTATATCTATTCCCTCAAGAATCAAATCATTCCGTTTTTCGACAATATATTTTGCGATATTTCCGGGACCGCATCCTAATTCTAAAACGCGAGAATTTTCAGGCAATTCTTTACAAAAAAAATCATACGTTTCGTTATAAAGAGGAAAATCCATAAATTTCTCTTCATACAAATCTGCAATCTCGTTCCAGGTGTTGAAAGTTTCCACAAATTCATCCATTGTTATATAAGCCTAATTAATTTAATTTTACTTAAATAAATTTGAAATTTTTGTTTCTAAGTTTAATCTGAAAGACGTTACGACTTCGTATTCCGCGCGTCTCCATGTACTTACTATTCTTCAAAAAAGAGTCAAGAAATTTCTAGTTAACTTCTATTTAGCACCAAACACTCTTCAAAATCTAACCCCTTTAAATCTGCCGCAACTACGGCCTCTCGCACTGCCTGGCTCACGAAGGTCGGGCTTGCTCGATGAGGGAGACGAAAAATATCCACCGTCTGCAAACGTTCTTCAATCAACACAACATCGGCTAAATGCATGATTCTATTCGTCCCGGGAAAATATGTTACCGAGGAAAGATCGTAATTTAGCGCATCCACAAGACGGGAATTAAATATGTACAACGGAGTACCGTCGTCACATACAAGTGACAGCAACTCTCCATCCTTAAGAAGAAATGTTGAAAGTGCCCGAATTGCTGAGTCACGTAGAATAAGTGCGTGGCCCCCAAGCCAGGGAAAGTCCGATATGCGTGCCGGCTTATTTTCGTCCGCTTTTACTCTTCGCACCTCAATAGGCTTCCACTCTCCGGCAAAAGGTTCTCCTCTCAACTCATGAAAATATTCGTAGTCATCCGGGTTCACTGCATTGACCCACTCGAAACCGTTCTTCGGCCATAGTCTATAAAAATTCATTCGAAGGTCCCTTACAAAATAAGAGTTCAAATTCCGGCGAACCGCTCAGCTTCCATTTTCGAAACAAAGATCGCTTTCGCGTCATTCTCCTTCTTATTAAAATAGATGAGAAATACACTTACCACTCAGAAAGTCATCGCCATTTCTTTCAAGTCGATACTGACTTTATTAAACGGAAAGCCTGTTCTTTAAATGGAAAAATGAATAGTCATCAACACCGAAATTTCAATTGCTAAGTTAAGAATCATTCTGGATTCAACTGAACAATTGACGTCCTCAATTAACACCAATGGCGAACAAAATTTACAGGCTACGCTCACATCGTTTGCGCTTAGTTCGGCCAAACTGTGAAGGAAAAGACATTACAGACAATGAGCTAAATGGCGTTT from Leptospira stimsonii carries:
- a CDS encoding class I SAM-dependent DNA methyltransferase — encoded protein: METFNTWNEIADLYEEKFMDFPLYNETYDFFCKELPENSRVLELGCGPGNIAKYIVEKRNDLILEGIDIAYNMINLAKKNNPSCTFSVGDIRKYESQHNKFSGIICGFCLPYLSILEIKTLIPKLNESLETNGLLYLSFVEGDPNHSGIKKGKDNRILYFYYHDLETISNLHFANNFKIEKIFQIDYKNNDNSLDNHIVVISKSIK
- a CDS encoding imm11 family protein, which produces MNFYRLWPKNGFEWVNAVNPDDYEYFHELRGEPFAGEWKPIEVRRVKADENKPARISDFPWLGGHALILRDSAIRALSTFLLKDGELLSLVCDDGTPLYIFNSRLVDALNYDLSSVTYFPGTNRIMHLADVVLIEERLQTVDIFRLPHRASPTFVSQAVREAVVAADLKGLDFEECLVLNRS